The following proteins are co-located in the Chryseobacterium daecheongense genome:
- a CDS encoding sugar MFS transporter, whose protein sequence is MTNKEVKSQNRNYTVPLITITLLFFMWGFITCMNDILIPYLKQLFSLTFFESMLVQFCFFGAYFIGSLIYFFISISKGDPINKVGYKKGIIFGIFLAAFGCILFYPAATFSYYPLFLGALFILGLGFTVLQITANAYVSLLGSEESASSRLNMTQAFNAFGTTIAPVLGGHLIFEFFSAPDGSFSAVATRIPYLIFAAILLLVALLISRVKLPSFQTAEEEIVKGWGALEFSHLKFGVFAMFCYVGGEVAVGSFIISFLEQPQVMGFNEIISKNYLSLYWGGAMIGRFLGAISLNQSISQGRKAIYMAGAASLVFLVIFSIVNLTFSQISFFLVFIVLNFVAFFVGKAAPARTLSIFAAVNVALLISAMVNHGELAMYSILGIGIFNSIMFSNIYTLAISGLGKYTSQGSSLVVMAILGGAIVPIFQGYLADQFGVQHSFIIPVFCYLVILIFGAYCTRYLGHVKSTEAKSGH, encoded by the coding sequence ATGACTAATAAAGAAGTAAAGTCGCAAAACAGGAATTATACTGTTCCTTTGATCACCATTACCTTGTTATTTTTTATGTGGGGGTTTATTACCTGTATGAATGATATCCTGATTCCTTATCTGAAACAGCTTTTCAGCCTCACTTTCTTTGAATCTATGCTCGTTCAGTTTTGCTTCTTCGGCGCCTATTTCATCGGCTCATTAATCTATTTCTTTATTTCTATCTCCAAAGGAGACCCCATTAATAAAGTAGGCTATAAAAAAGGAATCATCTTCGGTATTTTCCTGGCAGCTTTCGGATGTATTTTATTTTATCCTGCGGCTACTTTTTCTTATTATCCTTTATTTCTTGGAGCTTTGTTTATTTTAGGATTAGGGTTTACCGTATTACAGATCACGGCCAATGCATATGTTTCTTTATTGGGAAGCGAAGAATCTGCCTCAAGCCGTTTGAACATGACCCAGGCATTCAACGCATTCGGAACCACCATAGCCCCGGTGCTGGGCGGACATCTTATTTTCGAATTCTTCTCGGCTCCGGACGGATCATTCAGTGCCGTAGCCACCAGGATTCCTTATCTTATTTTTGCAGCTATCCTGTTACTGGTTGCCTTACTGATTTCAAGAGTAAAACTACCTTCTTTCCAGACGGCAGAAGAAGAAATCGTAAAAGGTTGGGGAGCATTGGAATTCAGCCATCTTAAATTTGGCGTTTTTGCAATGTTCTGCTATGTAGGAGGAGAAGTTGCTGTGGGCAGCTTTATCATCAGCTTCCTGGAACAGCCCCAGGTAATGGGCTTTAATGAAATCATCAGTAAGAATTACCTTTCCCTGTATTGGGGAGGAGCTATGATCGGCCGTTTTCTTGGTGCTATTTCATTGAACCAGTCTATCAGTCAGGGAAGAAAAGCCATTTATATGGCAGGTGCCGCAAGCTTGGTTTTCCTGGTGATTTTCAGTATCGTTAATCTTACATTTTCGCAGATCAGCTTTTTCCTTGTATTTATCGTACTTAATTTCGTTGCATTCTTTGTAGGTAAAGCTGCTCCTGCAAGGACACTATCTATTTTTGCCGCTGTAAATGTCGCATTGCTCATCTCAGCAATGGTCAATCATGGTGAACTGGCGATGTACAGTATTTTAGGTATAGGAATTTTCAATTCAATCATGTTCTCCAATATTTACACGCTTGCTATTTCCGGGCTGGGAAAATACACAAGCCAGGGATCATCTTTAGTAGTTATGGCAATTCTGGGAGGTGCCATTGTTCCTATTTTCCAGGGATACCTTGCTGATCAGTTCGGAGTACAACATTCCTTTATTATTCCTGTATTCTGTTATCTGGTTATCCTTATTTTCGGAGCTTACTGCACCCGGTATCTGGGACATGTGAAAAGCACGGAAGCAAAGTCAGGGCATTAA
- a CDS encoding GAF domain-containing protein — translation MSELKKRLSSILESPKHNTEEKLQKVCHLLDQEISYFNWTGFYFKNGDKEELILGPYVGAETDHTIIPYGKGICGQVAVSNETFVVPDVHQESNYLSCSIDTKAEIVVPIFKNGENVGQIDIDSHTIDPFTSEDRELLEWLCNEVSKIL, via the coding sequence ATGTCAGAATTAAAGAAAAGACTTTCTTCTATTCTTGAAAGTCCAAAACATAATACAGAAGAAAAACTCCAGAAAGTTTGCCATCTGTTGGATCAGGAGATCTCCTATTTCAACTGGACAGGTTTCTATTTTAAAAATGGAGATAAAGAAGAATTGATATTGGGTCCTTATGTAGGAGCAGAGACAGATCACACCATCATCCCTTATGGGAAAGGAATTTGCGGACAGGTTGCTGTTTCCAATGAAACGTTTGTGGTTCCTGACGTTCATCAGGAATCTAATTATTTAAGCTGTTCGATAGATACAAAGGCAGAAATTGTGGTTCCTATCTTTAAAAATGGTGAAAATGTAGGGCAGATCGATATCGATTCCCACACAATAGATCCGTTTACCAGTGAAGACCGTGAATTGCTGGAATGGCTTTGTAATGAAGTTTCAAAGATCCTTTAA
- a CDS encoding MBL fold metallo-hydrolase has product MKLKFLGTGTSQGVPVIGCTCEVCTSDNPKDSRLRSSVMITTEENRKILIDCGPDFRQQMLLNHETTVDIALITHEHNDHIIGLDDMRPLIFKSGQNMPIYCNERVGNEIKNRFPYAFADVRYPGAPAFDLHEIKNQPFTILDTLITPIEVMHHQIAIFGYKFKKLAYITDASFISDVEKEKLKDLDILILNAIRKFDPHPAHFIVPDTIKLFEELQPKQLFLTHISHHLGLHDVEDKLLPPGMHLAYDGLELNF; this is encoded by the coding sequence ATGAAGTTGAAATTTTTAGGAACAGGTACTTCCCAGGGTGTACCCGTTATTGGCTGCACATGTGAGGTCTGCACTTCGGATAATCCCAAAGACAGCCGCTTACGATCTTCCGTAATGATCACTACAGAAGAAAACCGAAAAATACTCATCGACTGCGGCCCGGATTTCAGGCAGCAGATGCTGTTGAACCACGAAACGACGGTAGATATCGCTTTAATTACGCACGAACATAATGACCATATCATCGGCCTTGATGATATGCGACCCCTTATCTTCAAAAGCGGCCAGAATATGCCCATATACTGCAATGAAAGAGTGGGAAACGAAATTAAAAACCGTTTTCCTTATGCCTTTGCGGATGTAAGATATCCGGGAGCTCCGGCCTTTGATCTGCACGAAATAAAAAACCAGCCTTTTACCATTCTTGATACGTTGATTACTCCCATTGAAGTCATGCATCATCAGATTGCTATTTTTGGATATAAATTCAAGAAGCTTGCCTATATCACAGATGCAAGCTTTATTTCCGATGTAGAAAAGGAAAAGCTGAAAGATCTTGATATTTTAATCTTAAATGCGATCAGAAAATTTGATCCCCACCCTGCCCATTTTATAGTTCCGGACACGATAAAACTGTTTGAAGAGCTTCAACCCAAACAATTATTCCTTACCCATATCAGTCATCATTTAGGATTGCATGATGTTGAAGATAAATTACTTCCGCCCGGAATGCACCTGGCTTACGATGGCCTCGAATTAAATTTTTAA
- the mgtE gene encoding magnesium transporter, with translation MNYTDELILNPADIAETLSNLPADERLLAFLKVPKEYKAEVFSHLDPDFQEETIRSIGSDEVSEILNAMTPDDRTALFEDFPDELIKYSINHLNPQERRIALKLLGYHSDSIARLMTPYYIQIRKEWTVKKCLQQIKKVGKRVETMNHLYVVDERNRLIDDLALGSLLLAEEDTLVSELTDNHFVAITTMTSKEDAVTYFEKYDRTALPIITESGVLVGIVTIDDILDQIEQQNTEDIQKFGGLEALDLPYTQTSLIEMVKKRGMWLIILFFSEMLTASAMGYFEDEIQKAVVLALFVPLIISSGGNSGSQAATLIIRAMALQEIGLKDWWYVMRKEIFTGLFLGGILGLIGFLRIMIWHEAGFFSYGAHWVYVGLSVAVSLVLIVLWGTLSGSMVPFILKKLKLDPATSSAPFVATLVDVTGLIIYFSVAGLFLTGKLL, from the coding sequence TTGAATTATACTGACGAACTTATCTTAAATCCTGCCGATATTGCCGAAACTCTTAGCAACCTTCCTGCTGATGAGAGGCTCCTGGCGTTTTTAAAGGTTCCTAAAGAATACAAAGCAGAGGTTTTCTCCCATCTTGATCCTGATTTCCAGGAGGAAACGATCAGAAGTATCGGTAGTGATGAAGTTTCAGAGATCCTGAATGCGATGACTCCGGATGACAGGACTGCCCTGTTTGAAGATTTTCCTGATGAGCTTATTAAGTATTCAATCAATCATCTTAACCCACAGGAAAGGAGGATTGCATTAAAGCTTTTAGGATATCATTCCGACTCCATTGCCCGTCTGATGACTCCGTATTACATCCAGATCCGTAAGGAATGGACAGTGAAAAAATGTTTACAGCAGATCAAGAAAGTAGGAAAAAGGGTGGAAACAATGAACCATCTGTATGTAGTAGATGAAAGAAACCGCCTCATTGACGATTTAGCGCTTGGTAGTCTATTACTGGCAGAAGAAGATACTCTTGTTTCGGAACTAACGGATAACCATTTTGTTGCCATTACCACAATGACCTCAAAAGAGGATGCAGTTACCTATTTCGAAAAATATGACCGCACCGCACTTCCCATTATCACGGAATCAGGAGTCCTTGTAGGGATTGTAACCATCGATGACATCCTTGACCAGATCGAACAGCAGAACACCGAAGATATCCAGAAATTCGGGGGTCTTGAAGCCCTTGATTTACCATACACCCAGACTTCTCTCATCGAAATGGTTAAAAAAAGAGGAATGTGGCTGATCATATTATTCTTTTCCGAAATGCTTACAGCCTCGGCAATGGGATATTTCGAGGATGAAATTCAAAAGGCCGTTGTACTGGCATTATTTGTCCCATTAATTATCTCCAGTGGTGGAAACTCCGGCTCACAGGCTGCAACGCTTATCATCCGGGCGATGGCACTTCAGGAAATCGGATTAAAAGACTGGTGGTATGTAATGAGGAAAGAAATCTTTACCGGGTTGTTCCTCGGAGGAATACTTGGCCTTATCGGATTTTTAAGGATCATGATCTGGCATGAAGCCGGGTTCTTCAGCTATGGTGCTCACTGGGTATATGTAGGTTTAAGCGTGGCCGTTTCCCTGGTATTGATTGTGCTTTGGGGAACACTTTCCGGTTCGATGGTTCCTTTTATTCTAAAGAAATTAAAACTCGACCCTGCAACATCATCTGCTCCTTTTGTAGCTACCTTAGTGGATGTTACAGGATTAATTATTTACTTTTCCGTAGCCGGACTTTTCTTAACCGGTAAACTTTTGTAA
- the rpsO gene encoding 30S ribosomal protein S15 has protein sequence MYLTTEKKQEIFSKHGKSAQDTGSAEGQVALFTYRINHLSQHLKANRHDFATERSLVKLVGKRKSLLDYLKNKDIERYRAIIAELGLRK, from the coding sequence ATGTACTTAACAACAGAAAAAAAGCAGGAAATTTTCTCAAAACACGGGAAATCTGCACAGGACACAGGAAGTGCTGAAGGGCAAGTAGCTCTTTTCACTTACAGAATCAATCACTTATCTCAACACTTAAAGGCGAACCGTCACGATTTTGCAACGGAAAGATCTTTGGTGAAATTAGTAGGTAAAAGAAAAAGTTTACTAGATTACCTTAAAAATAAAGATATCGAAAGATACAGAGCAATTATTGCTGAACTAGGTTTAAGAAAATAG
- a CDS encoding TonB-dependent receptor has translation MYQKLTPKQKALTINLDPTIYGTFAEIGAGQETVRHFFRAGGASGTIAKAMSAYDKDFSDAIYGKEAKNRYVTQNRLRKMLRYEVALIEERISRENSPNRKFFSYANTVTTINFDKTLKGHGWVGIRFQVKENEGYNEIVIHVKFKENDATLQQETLGNLGVNLIFGAFTYYDNPRTLIESLYDDIATDNLEIDMIDFSGPAFDYVDNRLMSLQLVKNNMTDAVIFNSQGNNMLPADILYKKNIFAVRGSFRPVTKVNIDMLQNGIDLFMKDAACTEEQTEILIEITISNLRADGDIDERDFMDRVDILGKLGYTVIVSNFSEYYRLIDYFASYTSGNIGVAMGVNNLLMVFDEKYYKNLSGGILEAFGKFFRNGMRVYLYPYKDPETHELLDSSTLKVEENLKELYKYFKLNNRIVDIENYNPEFLEIYSREILRKIACNIKGWETQVPEGVAEMIKDRGMFGYKEELSFKQFS, from the coding sequence ATGTATCAGAAACTAACTCCTAAACAAAAAGCATTAACAATTAATCTAGATCCTACTATTTATGGTACTTTCGCGGAAATTGGAGCAGGGCAGGAGACTGTTCGGCATTTTTTTAGAGCAGGAGGCGCTTCGGGTACAATCGCTAAGGCGATGTCTGCTTATGACAAAGATTTTAGTGATGCGATCTATGGAAAAGAAGCTAAAAACAGGTATGTAACTCAGAACAGACTTCGTAAAATGCTTCGCTATGAAGTTGCCTTGATCGAAGAAAGAATTTCAAGAGAAAACAGCCCGAACAGAAAATTCTTTTCCTATGCCAATACGGTAACAACCATCAATTTTGATAAAACGCTTAAAGGCCACGGTTGGGTAGGAATCCGTTTTCAGGTAAAAGAAAACGAAGGTTATAACGAAATCGTTATCCACGTAAAGTTTAAAGAGAATGATGCTACATTACAGCAGGAGACTCTTGGAAATTTAGGGGTAAATCTGATCTTTGGAGCTTTTACATATTATGATAATCCACGAACCTTAATCGAGTCATTATATGATGACATAGCGACTGACAATCTGGAAATTGATATGATAGATTTCAGCGGGCCGGCGTTTGATTATGTGGATAACAGGCTGATGTCTTTACAGCTGGTGAAAAACAATATGACGGATGCCGTTATTTTTAATAGCCAGGGTAATAACATGCTTCCTGCAGATATTTTATACAAGAAGAATATCTTTGCGGTAAGAGGAAGTTTCAGGCCGGTGACCAAAGTGAATATTGATATGCTGCAAAACGGTATTGATCTATTTATGAAGGATGCTGCCTGTACGGAAGAACAAACGGAAATCCTGATTGAAATTACCATTTCCAACCTTCGTGCTGATGGTGATATCGATGAAAGAGACTTTATGGACAGGGTGGATATCCTCGGTAAATTAGGATATACCGTAATTGTATCGAACTTCTCCGAATATTACCGATTGATCGATTATTTTGCCTCATATACAAGCGGAAATATAGGAGTTGCGATGGGGGTAAATAACCTGTTGATGGTTTTTGACGAGAAATACTATAAGAATCTCTCAGGAGGAATCCTGGAAGCTTTTGGTAAATTTTTCCGTAACGGAATGAGGGTTTACCTATATCCGTATAAGGATCCTGAAACTCATGAGTTGTTAGATTCATCAACGCTAAAAGTAGAGGAAAACTTAAAAGAGCTCTATAAATATTTCAAACTCAATAACCGTATCGTAGATATTGAAAACTATAATCCGGAATTCCTGGAAATATACTCCAGAGAAATATTGAGAAAAATCGCCTGCAATATCAAAGGCTGGGAAACTCAGGTTCCGGAAGGAGTTGCAGAAATGATCAAAGATCGTGGAATGTTCGGTTATAAAGAAGAGCTTTCCTTCAAACAATTTTCTTAA
- a CDS encoding recombinase family protein, with protein sequence MKKADLYIRVSTDEQADKGYSQRDQEERLKRYCENNNIKVGQIIYEDYSAKTFIRPEWIKLLDTLKKKSSKTNLLLFTKWDRFSRNAGDAYQMINILREINVEPQAIEQPLDLSIPENKMMLAIYLAAPEVENDRRALNTYYGMRRAKKEGRLMGRAPYGYANRITENGKKYVIPKEPEASNMKWAFNEMSKGVYSASQIMDMMNRKEGKSVKISAFLASLRNTAYCGKIYVEQFNEEEAHFVKSIHEPLISEELFEKVQCIMDGNVNPARPNVKVLSDDNLPLRGFLVCPECGHLITGSASTGRSGNKYYYYHCQSPCSYRYKSEIINSKFLEILQSLEMRASIKNYLKKVLRQNFEKLINNPQRERKAILLEIDRLNSKLKQARNKLMEEVIDDEDYLEIKTDCKGQIEKLEAKLTKGKDNKKIDFQKLLDQALSNLVDLAKVYTDGDIEVKRKIIGSIFPEKLQFSENHYRTTRPNVLLSYIYQINNKLDMKKNRKESELSPLSGLVPRTGIEPVLLRTGV encoded by the coding sequence ATGAAAAAAGCCGATTTATATATCCGCGTGTCAACTGATGAGCAAGCAGATAAGGGATACTCGCAAAGGGATCAGGAGGAGAGATTGAAACGGTACTGTGAAAACAATAACATTAAAGTAGGGCAAATCATTTATGAAGATTACTCAGCTAAGACTTTTATCAGGCCAGAGTGGATTAAATTACTGGATACACTAAAGAAAAAAAGCTCGAAAACGAATCTATTACTTTTTACAAAATGGGATCGCTTCAGCAGAAACGCTGGCGATGCGTATCAAATGATTAACATACTTAGGGAAATTAACGTTGAACCGCAGGCCATTGAGCAACCTTTAGATCTTTCAATTCCTGAAAATAAAATGATGCTGGCTATATATCTTGCTGCACCGGAAGTTGAAAACGACAGGCGCGCTCTGAATACTTATTATGGAATGCGCCGTGCTAAAAAAGAAGGCAGATTAATGGGAAGGGCACCTTATGGCTACGCTAACAGAATAACGGAGAACGGGAAAAAGTATGTAATCCCGAAGGAACCGGAAGCTTCCAATATGAAATGGGCATTTAATGAAATGTCCAAAGGCGTTTATTCAGCGAGCCAAATCATGGATATGATGAACAGAAAAGAAGGAAAGTCAGTTAAGATAAGTGCCTTTCTTGCAAGTTTACGCAATACCGCATATTGCGGGAAAATTTACGTGGAGCAATTCAATGAAGAGGAGGCTCATTTTGTTAAAAGTATTCATGAACCCTTGATCAGTGAAGAACTATTCGAAAAAGTTCAATGTATAATGGATGGAAATGTGAATCCAGCCAGACCTAATGTAAAAGTACTGTCTGACGATAATTTGCCATTAAGAGGTTTCCTTGTGTGTCCGGAATGTGGTCATTTGATTACAGGCAGTGCCTCTACGGGACGTTCCGGAAATAAATATTATTACTATCATTGCCAGTCCCCGTGTTCATACCGTTACAAATCTGAGATTATTAATTCTAAATTTTTAGAAATATTGCAGTCATTGGAAATGCGCGCATCTATAAAAAATTATTTGAAAAAAGTGTTGAGACAAAATTTTGAAAAATTAATCAATAATCCCCAAAGAGAAAGGAAAGCAATTCTATTAGAAATAGATCGTTTAAACAGTAAATTGAAACAGGCAAGAAATAAACTGATGGAGGAAGTAATTGATGATGAAGATTATCTTGAAATTAAGACCGACTGTAAAGGACAAATTGAAAAGCTCGAAGCTAAATTAACTAAAGGAAAGGATAATAAGAAAATAGATTTTCAAAAATTACTAGACCAAGCATTATCGAACCTAGTAGACCTTGCGAAAGTCTATACTGATGGGGATATCGAGGTAAAACGTAAAATAATTGGTTCGATATTTCCTGAAAAATTGCAATTTTCAGAAAATCATTATCGAACCACCCGACCCAATGTTTTGCTCTCTTATATATACCAGATAAATAATAAGTTAGACATGAAAAAAAACCGGAAAGAAAGTGAATTATCACCTCTTTCCGGTCTTGTACCCAGGACCGGGATCGAACCGGTACTCCTAAGAACTGGTGTTTGA
- a CDS encoding protein with bacteriocin-type signal sequence — MKNLKKLNRQEQKAINGGALKRCTDHSQCFGAWCCNNICVPTACIEA, encoded by the coding sequence ATGAAAAATCTTAAAAAACTCAACAGACAGGAACAAAAAGCAATTAACGGAGGAGCTCTTAAAAGATGTACAGACCATTCCCAATGTTTTGGAGCATGGTGCTGCAATAACATATGCGTACCAACTGCATGCATTGAGGCTTAA
- a CDS encoding helical backbone metal receptor encodes MKVISLVPSITEALFDLGLTENEIIGRTKFCIHPKNKIKDVPVIGGTKNLNIEKIKALQPDLILANKEENIKEQVEALMEDFKVVVTNVETIEDNYYLLKTLGNIFQKEERAKAYNLKIYEVLNQTKISSKIKAAYLIWKNPYMTVGADTFIHRILTEIGIENSFKDKTRYPEVTIQDLADTDLIMLSSEPFPFKEKHIAELKEYYPDKKIIIVDGEAFSWYGTHIAKCGNYFKELVAEIDL; translated from the coding sequence ATGAAAGTTATTTCTCTGGTACCCTCTATTACGGAGGCTTTATTTGATTTGGGTTTAACTGAAAATGAGATTATCGGAAGAACAAAATTCTGTATTCATCCCAAAAACAAAATTAAAGACGTTCCCGTTATCGGTGGAACAAAAAATCTGAATATCGAAAAGATTAAAGCCCTGCAACCAGACCTTATCCTTGCCAATAAAGAAGAAAACATCAAAGAACAGGTAGAGGCTTTGATGGAAGATTTCAAAGTGGTTGTAACCAACGTTGAAACTATTGAAGACAATTATTATCTACTGAAAACTCTGGGCAATATCTTTCAAAAAGAAGAAAGGGCTAAAGCCTATAATCTAAAGATCTACGAGGTTTTAAATCAGACTAAAATCAGCTCTAAGATCAAGGCTGCCTATCTCATCTGGAAAAACCCTTATATGACAGTGGGTGCGGATACTTTTATTCACAGGATCTTGACGGAAATAGGTATTGAAAACAGTTTTAAAGATAAAACCCGCTATCCGGAAGTAACCATTCAGGACCTGGCGGATACAGACCTGATCATGCTTTCATCAGAACCTTTCCCTTTTAAAGAAAAACATATTGCAGAATTAAAGGAATATTACCCTGATAAAAAAATAATCATCGTAGATGGAGAAGCATTTTCCTGGTATGGGACCCATATTGCAAAATGTGGAAATTACTTTAAGGAACTGGTGGCTGAAATTGATTTATAA
- a CDS encoding pyruvate decarboxylase — protein sequence MRKTLLFTTVSIFLLISISVKAQKGASSEDRIKKVLYFNPEVEPDIDEIKEPTNHAFFSAVSDNLSGYKKNKMLRTEIQIPFDSVDAQTIADYCINNDADFAVVPKVKYFKVGIGKYVFSNQVVVSMKLFDATGNLITESDYDTYRKNMRLLGSAENSIKIGTNGAIKAILKKLRKIKPSSEAGF from the coding sequence ATGAGAAAAACTTTACTTTTTACTACGGTTTCCATTTTTTTATTGATCAGTATTTCAGTGAAAGCACAAAAGGGTGCTTCTTCTGAGGACAGGATAAAAAAGGTTTTATACTTCAATCCCGAGGTAGAGCCTGATATTGATGAAATAAAAGAACCTACCAATCATGCATTTTTCAGTGCTGTTTCAGATAATTTAAGCGGCTATAAAAAGAATAAAATGCTGCGTACCGAAATCCAGATTCCCTTTGACAGCGTGGATGCACAGACGATTGCTGATTACTGCATCAACAATGATGCTGATTTTGCCGTTGTTCCGAAAGTTAAATACTTTAAAGTGGGAATTGGAAAGTATGTGTTCTCCAACCAGGTTGTTGTGAGTATGAAACTTTTTGATGCAACCGGCAACCTTATTACGGAATCCGACTATGATACCTATAGGAAAAATATGCGTCTTCTGGGTTCTGCAGAGAATTCTATAAAAATCGGAACAAATGGAGCTATAAAAGCGATTCTTAAGAAACTAAGAAAAATAAAACCTTCCTCAGAAGCAGGATTCTAA
- a CDS encoding acyloxyacyl hydrolase — protein sequence MFLRHFYLIVSGLISAYCYSQENEIPRPSSFVLSGGFEYGNILRTNEPLKGYKNTNYTGYSVQILKQTAGNKHWEKQYNYPQYGIGFFAFDFLDNKEMGSPFGIYGVYNAKLGQWGKLKWYHHVDFGIAFNSNPFDEDHGYYNTSLGSGTNMFISLGTGMYYELGRHFDIGLNLKFNHLSNGSLKFPNKGLNTFAPQISLVYYPERAVPRTNDSISFNTKKYNTLEVSAFGGRKNIFYRGGQREELKKLYEGFNYSVYGVEAFYMRQYSSKSAYGLGMGITHDEQYNHTMYVADSTLYQQKRFSHDQLLFSVIPSYRLIIGKLNVNVGAGYYLFKKERKYDSPAFFQKIGLQYQITDRLFASFGINAYDLHIADYLEWRIGYTFSRRERR from the coding sequence ATGTTTTTAAGGCATTTCTACCTGATTGTATCCGGCCTTATTTCTGCTTACTGCTATTCGCAGGAAAATGAAATACCAAGACCATCTTCATTCGTTCTGTCTGGCGGATTTGAATATGGTAATATTCTACGGACTAACGAACCGTTAAAAGGATACAAGAATACTAATTATACCGGTTATTCTGTTCAAATTCTCAAACAAACCGCAGGTAATAAACATTGGGAAAAACAGTATAATTATCCCCAATATGGTATTGGATTCTTTGCTTTCGATTTTCTTGATAATAAAGAGATGGGATCACCATTTGGAATATATGGTGTCTACAACGCGAAACTAGGACAATGGGGAAAACTGAAGTGGTATCACCATGTAGATTTTGGAATTGCTTTTAATTCAAATCCATTCGATGAGGATCATGGATATTACAACACGTCTTTAGGATCCGGAACAAATATGTTCATCAGTTTGGGTACGGGAATGTATTATGAACTCGGTCGTCATTTTGACATCGGACTGAATCTGAAATTCAATCATCTTTCGAACGGGTCATTAAAGTTTCCGAACAAAGGATTGAATACTTTTGCTCCACAGATCAGCCTTGTCTATTATCCCGAAAGAGCAGTTCCGCGAACCAATGATTCAATTTCATTTAACACAAAGAAATATAACACCCTTGAAGTTTCGGCTTTCGGAGGGCGGAAAAATATTTTTTACAGGGGCGGGCAACGCGAGGAATTGAAAAAACTTTATGAAGGTTTTAATTATTCCGTTTATGGGGTAGAAGCTTTTTATATGCGTCAATATTCTTCTAAGTCGGCGTATGGACTTGGAATGGGCATTACTCATGACGAACAGTACAACCACACCATGTATGTGGCTGATAGTACACTTTACCAGCAAAAACGTTTTTCACATGATCAGTTATTGTTTAGTGTAATTCCTTCTTACAGGTTGATCATCGGTAAATTGAATGTGAATGTAGGAGCGGGTTATTATCTGTTTAAGAAAGAACGTAAATACGACAGCCCTGCTTTTTTTCAAAAAATAGGATTACAGTACCAGATCACAGATCGCCTCTTTGCTTCTTTTGGGATCAATGCGTATGACCTGCACATTGCAGACTATCTTGAATGGAGGATCGGATATACTTTTTCCAGAAGGGAAAGAAGATAG